From the Alloalcanivorax dieselolei B5 genome, one window contains:
- a CDS encoding FliC/FljB family flagellin — MSVINTNITALIGQQNLGRSQSALQTSMERLSSGLRINSAKDDAAGQAIANRMSSQITGLSQAQRNANDGISAAQTAEGALNQVNDNLQRVRELTVQAQNGTNSQSDLNSIQDEINQRLSEVDRISKETDFNGVKVLASDQDLTIQVGANDGEAITLNLKEITSQTLSLDTFNVNGVKGGVSSLTAYADGDLKDGTGDDILAAGVTINDSGSAITGGALTQDAEGNWFVTGTDANGETVAIGVDESNFAITDGAGGGANDGTMQVNIDSDSATLLGDRSTSPLAGLDTALNTVDSLRSELGAMQNRFESAITNLGTTTTNLSAARSRIEDADYAVEVSNMTRAQILQQAGTSVLAQANQVPQSVLSLLG, encoded by the coding sequence ATGTCAGTCATCAACACCAATATTACCGCCCTGATCGGCCAGCAGAACCTGGGCCGTTCCCAGAGCGCCCTGCAAACCTCCATGGAGCGCCTGTCTTCCGGCCTGCGTATCAACAGCGCCAAGGACGATGCCGCCGGCCAGGCCATCGCCAACCGCATGAGCTCCCAGATCACCGGCCTGTCCCAGGCTCAGCGCAACGCCAACGACGGTATCTCCGCGGCACAAACCGCGGAAGGCGCCCTGAACCAGGTCAATGACAACCTTCAGCGCGTTCGTGAGCTGACCGTTCAGGCCCAGAACGGCACCAACTCCCAGTCCGACCTGAACTCCATTCAGGATGAAATCAACCAGCGTCTGTCCGAAGTCGACCGCATCTCCAAGGAAACCGACTTCAACGGCGTGAAGGTGCTGGCCAGCGATCAGGACCTGACCATCCAGGTTGGCGCCAACGACGGCGAAGCCATTACGCTGAACCTGAAAGAAATCACCTCCCAGACGCTCAGCCTCGACACCTTCAATGTTAACGGTGTCAAAGGCGGAGTCAGCAGCCTGACAGCCTATGCCGATGGTGATCTTAAAGACGGCACCGGGGACGACATTCTGGCCGCCGGCGTGACCATCAACGATAGCGGCAGCGCAATTACCGGTGGTGCGTTGACCCAGGATGCCGAAGGCAATTGGTTCGTTACCGGAACCGATGCCAATGGCGAGACCGTGGCCATCGGCGTCGATGAAAGCAACTTCGCCATTACCGATGGCGCCGGCGGCGGTGCCAATGATGGCACCATGCAAGTTAACATCGACTCCGACTCCGCCACTCTGCTTGGAGATCGTTCCACCAGTCCGCTGGCCGGTCTCGACACCGCCCTGAATACCGTGGATTCCCTGCGCTCCGAGCTGGGTGCCATGCAGAACCGTTTCGAGTCCGCCATCACCAATCTCGGCACCACCACCACCAACCTGTCCGCCGCCCGCTCCCGTATCGAGGACGCCGACTACGCGGTGGAAGTGTCCAACATGACCCGTGCACAGATTCTGCAGCAAGCCGGTACTTCCGTGCTGGCGCAGGCCAACCAGGTACCGCAGTCCGTGCTGTCCCTGCTGGGTTAA
- the fliF gene encoding flagellar basal-body MS-ring/collar protein FliF, with amino-acid sequence MSGASTGNANAAASQASPLTPWLARLRANPLIPLLVAGAAVVAIVAALLMWASAPTYRVLFSNLTEADGGRIIAALEQQGVQYRFSEGGQALLVPGDQVHKLRLQLAEQGLPEGGNVGLDIMEKQAFGVSQFAEQVNFQRGLEGELARSIEALGPVERARVHLALAKPSVFIRDRQPAKGSVVLTLQPGRALGDAQVNAMVHLVASSVPELAPEDVTVVDQSGRLLSRETGPGHDLDGTRLRYTEEVERAYQQRIEKILEPILGRGNVRSQVTAQIDFSRREETEERYGPNQDGNSAAIRSKRINAVYEDPDGGASGIPGALSNTPPGEAASPINNDADGNGNEEDAPPQRVRQDDLINYELDRNITHTQHHQGSIQRLSVAVVLNYREKTGEDGTVQLAPLSDEELNRITDLTRHAMGFSAERGDGLEVVNSPFADLSEPFEERPWWQSPQWVDLALGLGRYLLVALAALLLYRLILRPLIQRYTATPAAAQPVTGGNVSAVVGDDEDDDPDPEEAVARRRRQRRKTLMYESNLQDLQDLARDDPAMVAMILRSWMNRNEPT; translated from the coding sequence ATGAGCGGGGCGTCCACCGGTAATGCCAACGCGGCGGCCAGCCAGGCCAGTCCACTGACGCCCTGGCTGGCCAGACTGCGCGCCAATCCGCTGATTCCATTGCTGGTGGCGGGCGCGGCGGTGGTGGCGATCGTCGCCGCGCTATTGATGTGGGCGAGCGCGCCGACTTATCGCGTCCTGTTCAGCAACCTCACCGAAGCGGACGGCGGAAGAATCATCGCCGCCCTCGAGCAGCAAGGCGTGCAATACCGTTTCAGTGAAGGTGGCCAGGCCCTGCTGGTGCCGGGCGACCAGGTGCATAAGCTGCGTTTGCAACTGGCGGAACAAGGGCTGCCGGAAGGCGGCAACGTGGGCCTGGACATCATGGAAAAGCAGGCGTTCGGTGTCAGCCAGTTCGCCGAACAGGTGAACTTCCAGCGTGGCCTGGAAGGCGAACTGGCCCGCTCCATCGAAGCACTGGGTCCGGTGGAACGGGCCCGGGTGCATCTGGCGCTGGCCAAACCCTCCGTATTCATTCGCGACCGCCAGCCCGCCAAGGGCTCGGTGGTACTGACATTGCAACCCGGCCGCGCGCTCGGCGACGCCCAGGTCAATGCCATGGTCCATCTGGTGGCCAGCAGCGTACCGGAGCTGGCGCCGGAAGACGTCACCGTGGTGGACCAAAGCGGCCGCCTGCTGTCCCGGGAGACCGGTCCCGGCCATGACCTGGACGGCACCCGCCTGCGCTATACCGAGGAAGTGGAGCGCGCCTACCAACAACGCATCGAAAAAATCCTGGAGCCGATTCTTGGCCGTGGCAATGTCCGCTCCCAGGTCACCGCGCAGATCGACTTCAGCCGCCGCGAGGAAACCGAGGAACGCTACGGCCCGAACCAGGACGGCAATTCAGCGGCCATCCGCAGCAAGCGGATCAATGCCGTTTATGAAGACCCGGACGGCGGCGCCAGTGGCATCCCCGGAGCGCTCAGCAACACACCGCCGGGGGAAGCCGCCTCGCCGATCAACAACGATGCCGACGGCAATGGCAATGAAGAAGATGCCCCGCCCCAGCGTGTCCGCCAGGACGACCTGATCAATTACGAGCTGGATCGCAACATCACCCACACCCAGCATCACCAGGGCAGCATTCAACGCCTTTCCGTGGCCGTGGTGCTCAACTACCGGGAAAAAACCGGCGAGGACGGCACCGTCCAGCTGGCACCGCTGAGTGACGAGGAACTCAACCGCATCACCGATCTGACCCGGCACGCCATGGGGTTCTCGGCGGAGCGCGGCGACGGCCTGGAAGTGGTCAACAGCCCGTTCGCCGATTTGTCCGAGCCGTTCGAGGAAAGACCCTGGTGGCAATCACCACAGTGGGTGGATCTGGCGCTGGGCCTGGGCCGTTATCTGCTGGTGGCGCTGGCCGCCCTGCTGCTCTACCGGCTGATCCTGCGTCCGCTGATACAGCGCTATACCGCCACCCCCGCCGCTGCCCAGCCGGTGACGGGGGGCAATGTCTCCGCCGTGGTCGGCGACGACGAGGACGATGATCCGGATCCGGAAGAAGCCGTGGCCCGACGTCGGCGCCAGCGGCGCAAGACCCTGATGTACGAAAGCAATTTGCAGGACCTGCAGGACCTGGCCCGGGACGATCCGGCCATGGTAGCCATGATTCTGCGTAGCTGGATGAACCGAAATGAGCCGACCTGA
- the flhD gene encoding flagellar transcriptional regulator FlhD, translating into MNVDNVLNEIQDLNLTYLLLAQRLLQEDFATALFRLKIDESMAEVLLSLSARQLSRLARTNQFLFRLGLDDAGQLQALTNHKREQGLGQTHAALLMTATGDAVAARQG; encoded by the coding sequence ATGAATGTCGACAACGTACTGAACGAAATTCAGGATCTGAATCTGACTTATCTGCTGCTGGCGCAACGCCTGCTGCAAGAAGATTTCGCCACCGCTTTGTTTCGTTTGAAGATCGACGAGTCCATGGCGGAGGTGCTGTTGTCCCTCTCCGCGCGTCAACTCAGCCGCCTGGCACGTACCAACCAGTTTCTGTTTCGTCTCGGGTTGGACGATGCCGGCCAGTTGCAAGCGCTGACCAACCATAAGCGGGAGCAGGGACTGGGACAGACCCATGCCGCCCTGTTGATGACCGCCACCGGCGATGCCGTGGCCGCGCGGCAAGGGTGA
- the fliS gene encoding flagellar export chaperone FliS: MMNNTGGYSAFARGAGAYARVGVESGVMSASPHQLITLLFDGAQSAIRTARLHLQDGRAAEKGAAISKALDIVNNGLKAALDQERGGELAERLAALYDYVARLLLAANLHNDDERLQQAAELLENIGSAWREIDPRHSAEGV, from the coding sequence ATGATGAACAATACCGGTGGCTATTCCGCCTTTGCACGCGGAGCCGGCGCCTACGCCAGAGTGGGAGTGGAGAGCGGCGTGATGTCAGCCAGTCCACACCAATTGATTACCTTGCTCTTCGATGGCGCGCAAAGCGCCATCCGCACCGCCCGCCTGCATTTGCAGGACGGCCGCGCCGCGGAAAAGGGCGCGGCGATCTCCAAGGCGCTGGACATCGTCAACAATGGTCTGAAGGCCGCGCTCGACCAGGAGCGTGGCGGTGAGCTGGCCGAGCGCCTGGCGGCGTTGTATGACTATGTGGCGCGGCTGCTGCTGGCCGCCAACCTGCATAATGATGATGAGCGTCTGCAACAAGCGGCGGAACTGCTGGAGAATATCGGATCCGCCTGGCGTGAAATTGATCCACGACATTCCGCGGAGGGGGTATGA
- a CDS encoding LysR family transcriptional regulator, producing the protein MDVPQLPLNALRAFEASARLCNFTRAGQELNVTQTAISHQVKALEDQLGVTLFTRLPRGLALTDEGHALLPVLTDAFERISGAVTRLQEGRFQEVVTLGVVGTFAIGWLLPRLSDFRDRHPSIDLRLKTNNNVADIVAEGLDYFIRFGDGAWHGTDALPLLDAPLSPVCAPALADQLKQPADLHGVPLLRSFRRDEWERWFQAAGMVPPTPRGGMFDSSALLLEAAAGGEGVALLPVTMFQQALGQGRVKQPFELAVDTGRYWLTKLKSRQETPAMGRLREWLEQQLRQHPNTDSRPSGAPPGHLPSDRTTKPL; encoded by the coding sequence ATGGATGTCCCGCAACTGCCCCTGAACGCCCTGCGCGCCTTCGAAGCCTCCGCCAGGCTGTGTAACTTCACCCGCGCCGGCCAGGAGCTGAACGTCACCCAGACCGCCATCAGCCATCAGGTCAAGGCACTGGAAGACCAACTTGGCGTTACCCTTTTTACCCGGCTTCCCCGGGGCCTGGCGCTCACCGATGAAGGCCACGCCCTGCTGCCGGTGCTGACCGACGCCTTTGAGCGCATCAGCGGCGCCGTTACCCGTTTGCAGGAAGGGCGCTTTCAGGAAGTGGTCACCCTTGGCGTGGTGGGCACCTTCGCCATCGGCTGGCTGCTGCCGCGCCTGTCCGACTTCCGCGATCGCCACCCGTCCATAGACTTGCGTTTGAAGACCAATAACAACGTGGCGGATATCGTTGCCGAGGGGCTGGATTATTTTATTCGTTTCGGCGACGGCGCCTGGCACGGCACCGACGCTTTGCCGCTGCTGGACGCGCCGCTGTCGCCGGTCTGCGCCCCGGCCCTGGCGGATCAACTGAAGCAGCCGGCGGACTTGCACGGCGTGCCGCTGCTGCGTTCCTTTCGCCGCGATGAATGGGAGCGCTGGTTCCAGGCCGCCGGCATGGTGCCGCCGACACCGCGGGGCGGCATGTTTGATTCCTCCGCCCTGCTGCTGGAAGCCGCCGCCGGCGGCGAAGGCGTGGCCCTGTTACCAGTGACGATGTTCCAGCAGGCGCTCGGACAAGGCCGGGTGAAACAACCCTTCGAGCTGGCCGTGGATACCGGCCGCTACTGGCTGACCAAACTGAAATCGCGGCAAGAAACACCGGCCATGGGGCGCTTGAGGGAATGGCTGGAACAGCAATTGCGGCAACATCCGAACACCGATTCGCGGCCCAGCGGAGCGCCGCCCGGACATCTTCCTTCAGACCGGACTACGAAGCCGCTGTAG
- a CDS encoding flagellar protein FlaG, with protein MSAPVDPLASSLPSQFSFQSARQRVERVLAQLPLTDSQARQPEPDRDSLVEPVQRINDVLRPYGVQFDLSDDSGRTIILVVDRESGQVIRQIPPEEALNAYQRMEEMKGRLLRLEV; from the coding sequence ATGAGTGCTCCGGTGGACCCGCTGGCCTCGTCTTTGCCGTCGCAGTTTTCGTTTCAATCCGCCCGCCAAAGGGTGGAGCGAGTGCTGGCCCAGTTACCCCTGACCGACTCGCAAGCCCGGCAGCCCGAACCGGACCGCGACAGCCTGGTGGAACCGGTACAACGGATCAACGACGTATTGCGCCCTTACGGCGTGCAGTTCGACCTCAGCGATGATTCCGGCCGGACCATCATTCTGGTGGTGGACCGGGAAAGCGGTCAGGTGATCCGGCAGATTCCCCCGGAGGAAGCGCTCAATGCCTATCAACGCATGGAAGAAATGAAGGGGCGGCTGTTGCGGCTGGAGGTGTAG
- the fliD gene encoding flagellar filament capping protein FliD — protein sequence MASIASLGIGSGLDLNGLLDQLEAAERQKLTPITNQAASYNAKISAFGTLESALDKFRDAADKLGEEDSFRSVATNQTGESVTFSTGTDVALGSFDINVTQRARASSIATQGVADKDADLGAGSVSIDLADGESFEVTLSADKSSLKDLRDAINDQNKGVQASIVNDGSGTPYRLVMTSTKTGTEQAISGVSFSGGLGSALSLDGASEVTARNAEFTINGIAMQSQSNKVEDAIQGVTLNLVEEGESSLDITRDTDAIKKAVNDFVSAFNNLKESIGSLTSFDSETGKSGELIGNSTVRRIESELRGVLSAGVDEGDYRVLADLGVSLQRDGTLKVDDDELDEAISNNLEGVSRFFVGRDEDDGIIGKLDTALEDMLEDDGMIDRVTEGFQTSIDSLSKRYDRMEQSIADTVERYRVQFQKLDSMVAQMNATSSYLTQQFDMLNAQLKK from the coding sequence ATGGCCAGCATCGCATCTTTAGGTATTGGGTCCGGTTTGGACCTGAATGGATTGTTGGATCAACTGGAAGCCGCTGAACGGCAAAAGCTGACTCCGATCACCAATCAGGCGGCCAGCTACAATGCCAAGATCTCCGCCTTCGGCACCCTGGAGAGCGCGCTGGACAAGTTCCGTGACGCCGCGGATAAGCTGGGAGAAGAAGACAGCTTCCGTAGCGTGGCCACCAACCAGACCGGTGAATCGGTCACTTTCTCCACCGGTACGGATGTGGCGCTGGGCAGCTTCGATATCAATGTGACCCAGCGCGCCCGCGCCTCGAGTATCGCCACCCAGGGTGTGGCCGATAAGGACGCGGATCTGGGCGCGGGATCGGTCTCCATTGATCTGGCCGATGGCGAGTCCTTCGAGGTGACGTTGAGTGCGGACAAGAGTTCCCTCAAGGATCTGCGTGATGCCATCAATGACCAGAACAAGGGCGTGCAGGCCTCCATCGTCAACGATGGCAGCGGCACGCCCTACCGGCTGGTGATGACGTCGACGAAGACCGGAACGGAACAGGCGATCAGTGGCGTCAGCTTCTCCGGCGGGTTGGGTTCCGCGCTGTCTCTGGATGGTGCCTCCGAGGTGACCGCCCGCAATGCCGAGTTCACCATCAACGGCATTGCCATGCAGAGTCAGAGCAACAAGGTGGAAGACGCTATCCAGGGCGTGACGTTGAATCTGGTGGAAGAAGGCGAATCCAGCCTGGATATCACCCGGGACACGGATGCGATCAAAAAGGCGGTCAACGATTTCGTCTCCGCCTTTAATAACCTCAAGGAAAGTATCGGAAGCCTGACCAGTTTCGACAGTGAAACCGGAAAAAGTGGCGAGCTGATAGGGAATTCCACGGTGCGTCGTATCGAATCCGAGTTACGCGGAGTGCTGAGCGCCGGTGTGGACGAGGGCGATTACCGGGTGCTGGCGGACCTGGGGGTCTCCTTGCAACGGGATGGCACCTTGAAGGTGGATGACGATGAACTCGACGAAGCCATCAGCAATAATCTGGAGGGGGTGTCCCGTTTCTTTGTTGGTCGTGATGAGGACGATGGCATTATCGGCAAGCTGGACACCGCGCTGGAAGACATGCTTGAGGACGATGGCATGATCGATCGCGTCACCGAGGGTTTTCAGACCAGCATCGACAGTTTGTCGAAACGCTATGACCGCATGGAGCAGAGCATTGCCGACACGGTGGAGCGTTATCGCGTTCAGTTCCAGAAACTGGATAGCATGGTGGCGCAGATGAACGCCACCAGCAGCTATTTGACCCAGCAGTTCGACATGCTCAATGCACAGTTGAAGAAATAA
- a CDS encoding EscU/YscU/HrcU family type III secretion system export apparatus switch protein, giving the protein MSERGDAPRRRAVALAYREGDGAPRVMARGYGDVAERLVEEARRHGVFVHAAPELVALLMTVNLDQRIPESLYQVVAELLVWVQQLEQGSPGEQR; this is encoded by the coding sequence ATGAGTGAGAGGGGGGATGCGCCGCGCCGCCGGGCGGTGGCTTTGGCCTATCGGGAAGGTGACGGCGCTCCGAGGGTAATGGCCAGGGGCTACGGCGACGTGGCCGAGCGGCTGGTGGAAGAAGCCCGCCGCCACGGCGTCTTCGTTCATGCCGCGCCGGAATTGGTGGCCTTGTTGATGACCGTCAATCTGGACCAGCGTATTCCCGAATCCCTGTACCAGGTGGTGGCGGAGTTGCTGGTCTGGGTGCAACAACTGGAACAGGGTTCTCCGGGCGAGCAAAGATAA
- the bla gene encoding class A beta-lactamase translates to MSAGLSRRGFLLGSMLALPAMGLAAKTADHGKVSDALSRRCREWERRHGGRVGVAVWHLATGYRAGHRVDERFLMCSTFKALAAALVLARVDRGEESLDRRLLVSRKDLVGWSPVTEKRTGEGGMTVAQLCEAAVAWSDNGAANLLIKGFGGPGALTEFLRKSGDPVTRLDRLEPELNGYGDANKESDTTSPAAMLGTLHRLLFGEVLSAQGRAQLAAWMIANKTGDRRLRAGFPADWLVADKTGTSGDELGYSNDIGVAWSPQRGAVLVTVYCEMPKAEAGVRDRIIAEVAEMVSGE, encoded by the coding sequence ATGAGCGCGGGACTGTCACGCAGAGGTTTCTTGCTGGGCTCCATGCTGGCGCTGCCGGCCATGGGACTGGCGGCGAAGACCGCCGATCACGGTAAGGTGAGCGATGCGCTGAGTCGCCGCTGCCGGGAGTGGGAGCGGCGGCATGGTGGTCGTGTCGGGGTGGCGGTGTGGCATCTTGCTACCGGCTATCGTGCCGGCCACCGCGTGGATGAGCGTTTTCTCATGTGCAGTACCTTCAAGGCACTGGCGGCGGCGCTGGTGCTGGCGCGGGTGGATCGTGGCGAGGAGAGCCTGGACCGGCGGTTGCTGGTGTCCAGGAAGGATCTGGTGGGCTGGTCGCCGGTTACCGAGAAGCGAACCGGAGAAGGGGGTATGACCGTGGCGCAGCTGTGTGAAGCGGCGGTGGCCTGGAGCGATAACGGCGCCGCCAATCTGCTGATCAAAGGCTTTGGCGGACCCGGGGCGCTGACGGAATTTCTGCGTAAAAGCGGCGATCCGGTGACGCGGCTGGACCGGCTGGAGCCGGAGCTGAACGGTTATGGCGACGCCAATAAGGAAAGCGATACCACTTCTCCGGCGGCGATGCTGGGAACACTGCACCGGCTGCTGTTTGGCGAGGTGCTGTCCGCCCAGGGACGCGCGCAACTGGCGGCGTGGATGATCGCCAACAAAACCGGTGACCGGCGACTGCGCGCCGGCTTTCCGGCTGACTGGCTGGTGGCCGACAAGACCGGTACCAGTGGCGATGAGCTGGGCTACAGCAATGATATTGGTGTGGCCTGGTCGCCGCAGCGGGGGGCGGTACTGGTGACGGTGTACTGCGAGATGCCGAAGGCGGAAGCCGGGGTGCGGGACCGGATCATCGCCGAGGTGGCGGAGATGGTGAGCGGCGAATAG
- a CDS encoding flagellar protein FliT: MSNQNTDTVPTPQGVLVSYETLLARSTRMLDCVRQKDWDALVDEQSRYVLEVDRLSRIERDLSFNVEEQERKAALLERILEQDLEVRRCLMARRDELDQLLGTSRRRQDLHRTYQSHSAQVVDGRARFHRDPLLKGTP; this comes from the coding sequence ATGAGTAACCAAAACACGGACACCGTGCCGACCCCCCAAGGGGTGTTGGTAAGCTATGAGACCCTGCTTGCCCGGTCCACCCGGATGCTGGACTGTGTTCGACAGAAAGACTGGGACGCGCTGGTGGATGAGCAATCCCGCTATGTATTGGAAGTGGACCGTCTGTCCCGTATCGAGCGGGATTTGTCCTTCAATGTGGAGGAGCAGGAGCGTAAGGCGGCGTTGCTGGAGCGGATCCTCGAACAGGATCTGGAGGTGCGCCGTTGTCTGATGGCGCGCCGCGACGAGCTTGACCAATTGCTCGGCACCAGCCGTCGCCGCCAGGACCTGCATCGTACCTATCAGTCTCATTCCGCCCAGGTGGTGGACGGCCGCGCGCGCTTTCACCGCGACCCGTTACTTAAAGGCACGCCGTGA
- the fliK gene encoding flagellar hook-length control protein FliK has product MSTITPLLDTLLHQVLGRRMDGPPPTPLNQPVTPLVPGQAVEALGRDDRLPLAPKSPAPTSPGVEGAGARDAAKAGERAPLPAPASAPDTTPVSARTHFSGAARAIADLLIRYPAPPSGVRPTEPLLPGPPVSSAPLAAALRGSVEHSGLFYESHLGEWFRGERPLAALRSEPQMRLAPGAASVTSEPATAPAPPPTRGQEGMMNAGGGEMEGGTEGEPRVAAAGGHRGPAGVEESVQPVVRHQLELLATPVLRWEGDLWSGLFAALLILAPPRESRPDADAEHPDRSGEEEGPWQSQLEVRSEALGEIRVQLRLHGGHLNLELTAPRPDTMARLSEGQPVLRDRLEALGLQATIKVVNRDPEQDVDE; this is encoded by the coding sequence GTGAGCACCATCACGCCGTTGCTCGATACCTTGCTGCACCAGGTGCTCGGACGACGGATGGATGGACCGCCGCCAACGCCGCTCAATCAGCCGGTAACCCCCTTGGTGCCGGGGCAGGCGGTGGAGGCGCTGGGACGCGACGACCGTCTGCCGTTGGCGCCGAAATCGCCGGCGCCGACGTCACCGGGGGTGGAAGGGGCCGGCGCCCGGGATGCCGCCAAAGCCGGGGAGCGGGCGCCCTTGCCCGCGCCGGCATCGGCGCCGGACACCACGCCGGTATCCGCCAGAACCCATTTCAGCGGCGCTGCCCGCGCCATCGCCGACCTGTTGATCCGCTATCCCGCGCCGCCTTCCGGTGTGCGGCCGACGGAGCCGCTATTGCCCGGACCGCCGGTGTCCTCGGCTCCGTTGGCGGCGGCTTTACGGGGCAGCGTGGAGCACAGTGGCCTGTTCTACGAATCCCACCTTGGCGAATGGTTTCGCGGTGAGCGTCCGCTGGCAGCGTTGCGGTCGGAGCCACAGATGCGGCTTGCCCCCGGGGCGGCCTCTGTCACCTCCGAGCCCGCCACGGCGCCGGCGCCACCGCCGACCAGGGGGCAGGAGGGCATGATGAATGCCGGCGGCGGAGAAATGGAAGGGGGGACGGAAGGGGAGCCGCGAGTGGCCGCGGCGGGCGGCCACCGTGGCCCGGCCGGCGTGGAAGAGAGTGTGCAGCCCGTGGTGCGCCATCAGTTGGAGTTGTTGGCGACGCCGGTGTTGCGCTGGGAAGGCGACCTTTGGTCGGGGCTGTTCGCCGCGTTGCTGATCCTGGCCCCGCCACGGGAATCCCGGCCTGACGCCGACGCTGAACACCCGGACCGTTCCGGTGAGGAGGAGGGACCGTGGCAGTCGCAATTGGAGGTGCGTAGCGAAGCGCTGGGTGAGATCCGGGTCCAACTGCGGCTGCACGGCGGCCACCTGAATCTCGAATTGACGGCGCCGCGACCGGACACCATGGCGCGTCTGAGTGAAGGGCAGCCGGTGCTGCGGGATCGCCTCGAGGCTCTGGGGCTGCAGGCCACCATCAAGGTGGTGAATCGTGATCCGGAGCAAGACGTCGATGAGTGA
- the fliE gene encoding flagellar hook-basal body complex protein FliE: MSTPEIQSVLSQMRQLAADAGGVSRSASTDGGGGFSGELRASLERINGLQQAAGEQARAFQAGDPNVSLPQVMVDSQKASVAFEMGVQMRNRLVSAYKEIMNMQV, from the coding sequence ATGAGTACGCCGGAGATTCAATCCGTACTGAGCCAGATGCGACAGCTGGCCGCCGACGCCGGCGGTGTGTCCCGTTCCGCCTCCACCGACGGAGGTGGTGGTTTTTCTGGAGAGTTGCGCGCGTCGCTGGAGCGGATCAATGGTCTTCAGCAGGCCGCCGGTGAGCAGGCCCGGGCCTTCCAGGCCGGGGATCCGAACGTGTCGTTGCCGCAGGTGATGGTGGATTCGCAGAAGGCCAGTGTGGCGTTTGAAATGGGCGTGCAGATGCGTAACCGGCTGGTGTCCGCTTATAAAGAAATCATGAATATGCAGGTGTGA